A single Danio aesculapii chromosome 19, fDanAes4.1, whole genome shotgun sequence DNA region contains:
- the c19h6orf47 gene encoding uncharacterized protein C6orf47 homolog: protein MTAVVGRVWGWVSPANLYSSWGSRTKPETPVTIKHETKSRWSLWGLTSLVWRGENAKKDQKTITEEFWETQEHFKPLEVEELRALRPDLETEKVVVQSSPSWWRRMLPSRYFFWPRWSSSSSTKLRQQKCAGWNEGTWDSDEVDGESDYGTPPPSPMPLSQKAAFRFFSRSWTGNIMPEHYDICFNFLRHLFDLFVVGFLSTVSPPTKVILDVLGVQGALKLWLHGMAMFLVSAVGMAGLLWVVQEYLLPFALIYGIIQAMVISVSVRQSEALAEGDDGKGDEEVAEGEEEQADIWEQNEPQQTADESNKGVKKRS, encoded by the coding sequence ATGACCGCAGTTGTAGGACGAGTTTGGGGGTGGGTCAGTCCAGCAAATCTTTATTCGTCTTGGGGCAGTAGGACCAAACCAGAGACACCCGTCACcattaaacatgaaacaaaaagCAGGTGGAGTTTATGGGGACTGACTTCCTTGGTTTGGAGGGGTGAGAATGCCAAAAAGGACCAAAAGACAATCACTGAGGAATTCTGGGAAACCCAGGAGCATTTCAAGCCTTTGGAAGTAGAGGAGCTTCGGGCATTGAGGCCTGATTTAGAGACTGAGAAGGTTGTGGTGCAGAGCTCCCCAAGCTGGTGGAGGCGAATGCTTCCCTCCAGATACTTTTTTTGGCCCCGGTGGTCATCGTCGTCATCCACCAAACTTCGTCAGCAGAAATGTGCTGGGTGGAATGAAGGGACATGGGACAGTGATGAAGTTGATGGAGAATCAGACTACGGGACGCCCCCGCCATCTCCTATGCCACTGTCCCAAAAGGCAGCATTCCGATTCTTCTCTCGCTCGTGGACAGGGAACATCATGCCTGAACATTAtgacatttgttttaatttcctCCGACATCTTTTTGACTTATTCGTAGTAGGCTTCCTGAGTACTGTATCCCCTCCAACCAAGGTCATTTTGGACGTGCTGGGGGTGCAGGGGGCACTGAAGCTGTGGCTCCATGGGATGGCCATGTTTCTAGTGTCAGCTGTTGGAATGGCTGGACTGCTGTGGGTGGTACAGGAGTACCTGCTGCCGTTTGCTTTGATTTATGGCATAATTCAAGCAATGGTCATCTCTGTCAGTGTTCGTCAGAGTGAAGCTCTGGCAGAAGGGGACGATGGGAAAGGTGACGAAGAGGTCGCAGAGGGTGAGGAGGAACAAGCTGACATATGGGAGCAGAATGAACCACAGCAGACTGCAGATGAAAGCAACAAAGGAGTTAAAAAAAGAAGTTGA
- the atat1 gene encoding alpha-tubulin N-acetyltransferase 1 isoform X3 has translation MDFPYDLNALFPERISVLDSNLSAGRKAYGRPDPLPQVTTIIDELGKASSKAQQLPAPITSAAKLQANRHHLYLLKDGEQNGGRGAIVGFLKVGYKKLFLLDQRGAHLETEPLCVLDFYVTETLQRHGYGSELFDFMLKHKQVEPEQMAYDRPSPKFLSFLEKHYDLRNSVPQVNNFVVFAGFFQSRSAVQLRKVPPRKPEGEIKPYSLMEREVVREEQRVLPWPFVRPGGPPHSPPLLPSSPQSRSLSVGSSPSRAPLRPAAAPVLQQGQTPSSPLNDSCRARRTSSLNRSRLSFH, from the exons ATGGATTTCCCTTACGATCTGAATGCGCTTTTCCCCGAGAGGATTTCAGTGTTGGATAGTAACTTGAGTGCAGGTCGGAAAGCGTATGGGAG ACCAGATCCTCTTCCACAGGTCACCACAATTATAGACGAGCTTGGCAAAGCTTCCTCTAAG GCCCAGCAGCTGCCTGCGCCTATTACCAGTGCTGCAAAGCTCCAGGCCAACAGACATCATCTCTACCTCCTGAAAGATGGAGAACAGAACGG aGGCAGGGGTGCTATAGTTGGATTTCTGAAGGTTGGCTACAAGAAGCTCTTTTTACTT GACCAACGGGGGGCGCATTTGGAGACCGAGCCATTGTGTGTGCTGGATTTCTATGTGACAGAGACCCTGCAGAGACATGGTTACGGCTCCGAGCTCTTTGACTTCATGCTGAAA CACAAACAGGTGGAGCCTGAGCAGATGGCGTACGATAGACCATCGCCTAAATTCCTGTCATTTCTTGAAAAACATTATGATCTCAGAAACAGCGTGCCTCAG GTCAATAACTTTGTGGTGTTTGCTGGGTTCTTCCAGAGTAGATCAG CGGTCCAATTGAGAAAAGTTCCCCCAAGAAAGCCAGAGGGAGAGATCAAACCTTATTCGCTAATGGAAAGAGAAG TGGTTCGGGAGGAGCAGAGGGTTCTCCCCTGGCCATTTGTTCGCCCCGGGGGTCCCCCCCACTCACCCCCTCTACTTCCGTCATCTCCTCAATCCCGTTCTCTCAGTGTGGGATCCTCCCCCAGCCGGGCTCCGCTTCGCCCCGCCGCGGCCCCGGTCCTCCAGCAGGGTCAGACCCCCTCATCCCCGCTCAACGACAGCTGCAGGGCAAGACGCACCAG TTCTCTAAATAGATCTAGGCTTAGCTTCCATTGA